In one uncultured Devosia sp. genomic region, the following are encoded:
- a CDS encoding response regulator transcription factor: protein MSRSILVVDDHPIVLYGLKFLFEGDESFTVCGEAGDVSQARELAAARQPDFIILDLVLGGRDGLELLRELRALSPASRILVYSSQNERFFGRKCAAAGAWGYLSKSEGLPAVARALAMVAEGVPYFEHGETGATPDLPPIEQLSARELQVLRMIGEGSSSRVMSEALGLSIKTIGTYRERIKAKLMLANVRDLDDLARDYAEGRLA from the coding sequence ATGAGCAGAAGCATCCTTGTTGTGGATGATCACCCTATCGTCCTCTACGGCCTCAAATTTCTTTTCGAGGGCGACGAAAGCTTCACCGTCTGCGGCGAAGCGGGCGATGTTTCCCAGGCGCGCGAACTTGCCGCAGCCCGTCAGCCCGATTTCATCATTCTCGATCTCGTCCTGGGCGGACGGGACGGACTGGAGCTGCTGCGGGAGCTGCGCGCGCTGTCACCAGCATCACGCATCCTGGTTTATTCAAGCCAGAACGAGCGGTTTTTCGGCCGCAAATGTGCGGCTGCCGGTGCATGGGGCTATCTGTCGAAGTCAGAGGGTCTGCCGGCGGTGGCCAGGGCATTGGCAATGGTGGCCGAGGGCGTGCCCTATTTCGAACATGGCGAGACCGGCGCTACGCCGGACCTGCCGCCGATCGAGCAATTGTCGGCACGCGAGTTGCAGGTGCTCAGGATGATCGGGGAGGGTTCGTCGAGCAGGGTGATGTCGGAGGCCCTGGGCCTGTCGATCAAGACGATCGGCACCTATCGCGAGCGGATCAAGGCAAAGCTGATGCTGGCCAATGTGCGGGATCTCGATGATCTGGCCCGCGACTATGCCGAGGGGCGCCTGGCATGA
- a CDS encoding HAMP domain-containing sensor histidine kinase, translating into MTTPMQRLARLLDPAGGDDIEHPYRRLRLNLRRVELVAWLGVLIAAVEGMFSIQRQIDHYLWACGFMGGGAILAMVLARRGQRVAPRRYRHLPEAFVIFALMASQLICYFIILNGRVASGYGLVFMACAVFFLIPPRRFIVIGLVTLAFFIAWVVASPLSGFDQINNIFNTALAVVFGMMGRWGLDRLEQANEVQKQQIAEQNAALVAINARLLRNNDELNGLMAVAAHDLRSPLFGLGNLLELAQQRPPSTPEGWQDVLRAAGSSIGSMQVLISRILEAHEADWAKDQQLVSINLHAALEASRVRNGVNALRCGVAITVDGRTNVLAAGDAARLEQVLDNLVSNAIRFSPQGAEIVLTAGVDGQPFITVADRGKGIPEAERDGLFGKFKRGSARPVHGSWGSGLGLYIARTLVANMGATIVYQPRAGGGSLFRIDFQPPFTAMASVGRGPTDKALQIG; encoded by the coding sequence ATGACCACGCCCATGCAGCGTCTGGCGCGTCTTCTCGATCCGGCGGGTGGCGACGATATCGAGCATCCCTATCGCCGCCTGCGTCTCAATCTGCGCCGTGTCGAGCTGGTCGCCTGGCTTGGTGTGTTGATTGCCGCCGTCGAGGGCATGTTCAGCATCCAGCGACAGATCGACCACTATCTTTGGGCCTGTGGCTTCATGGGCGGCGGCGCGATTTTGGCGATGGTGCTGGCCCGGCGCGGCCAGCGCGTCGCCCCACGCCGATATCGGCATTTGCCGGAAGCCTTCGTGATCTTCGCTTTGATGGCGTCGCAGCTGATCTGTTATTTCATCATCCTCAACGGTCGCGTCGCCTCCGGCTATGGCCTGGTCTTCATGGCCTGCGCGGTGTTCTTCCTGATCCCACCACGCCGCTTCATCGTCATTGGTCTGGTGACCCTGGCGTTTTTCATCGCCTGGGTTGTGGCCTCGCCGCTGAGCGGCTTCGACCAGATCAACAATATCTTCAACACGGCCTTGGCAGTGGTGTTCGGCATGATGGGGCGATGGGGTCTGGATCGGCTGGAACAGGCCAATGAAGTGCAGAAGCAACAGATTGCCGAACAGAATGCCGCACTGGTCGCGATCAATGCGCGGCTACTACGCAACAATGACGAACTCAACGGCTTGATGGCCGTTGCCGCGCATGACTTGCGCAGTCCATTGTTCGGGTTGGGCAATCTGCTCGAACTGGCGCAGCAGCGGCCGCCGTCGACGCCGGAAGGCTGGCAGGATGTGTTGCGGGCTGCGGGAAGCAGTATCGGCTCGATGCAGGTGTTAATCAGCCGTATCCTTGAAGCTCACGAGGCCGATTGGGCGAAGGACCAGCAGTTGGTCAGCATCAATCTGCACGCTGCGCTGGAGGCAAGCCGCGTTCGCAATGGCGTCAACGCGCTGCGCTGCGGAGTTGCGATCACGGTCGATGGCAGGACAAATGTCCTTGCGGCAGGCGATGCGGCGCGGCTGGAACAGGTGCTGGACAATCTGGTCTCCAACGCGATCCGCTTTTCGCCCCAGGGGGCAGAGATCGTGCTGACGGCGGGCGTGGACGGGCAGCCCTTCATCACCGTCGCGGATCGGGGCAAGGGCATTCCCGAGGCGGAGAGGGATGGCCTGTTCGGCAAGTTCAAGCGGGGATCCGCCCGGCCGGTGCATGGCAGCTGGGGGTCGGGCCTGGGGCTTTACATCGCGCGCACGCTGGTCGCCAACATGGGCGCCACGATTGTCTATCAGCCGCGCGCTGGCGGCGGGTCCCTGTTCCGGATCGACTTTCAGCCCCCGTTTACCGCAATGGCATCTGTAGGGCGCGGACCGACAGACAAGGCGCTGCAGATAGGCTAA
- the mnhG gene encoding monovalent cation/H(+) antiporter subunit G — protein MSDIPLWLAILVGFFALAGSGLTLLGCLGLARFDSFYLRIHAPTLGSSFGTIFVLLASIVYFSVMGGRPVLHEVLIVIFVSLTTPVTLMLLARAALYRDRAERNGNVPDSVGQDVVVEAENKI, from the coding sequence ATGAGTGACATTCCGCTCTGGCTCGCCATTCTCGTCGGCTTCTTCGCCCTCGCCGGTTCCGGCCTCACCCTCCTGGGCTGCCTCGGCCTCGCCCGCTTCGACAGCTTCTACCTGCGCATCCACGCACCCACCTTGGGCTCCAGCTTCGGCACCATCTTCGTGCTGCTGGCCTCGATCGTCTACTTCTCGGTGATGGGTGGGCGTCCCGTATTGCACGAAGTGCTGATCGTCATTTTCGTCTCGCTGACCACGCCGGTGACGCTGATGCTTCTCGCCCGCGCCGCACTCTACCGCGACCGCGCCGAGCGCAATGGCAATGTGCCCGATTCCGTCGGGCAGGATGTCGTGGTGGAAGCCGAAAACAAGATCTGA
- a CDS encoding K+/H+ antiporter subunit F, whose protein sequence is MSEAVLHWTLLLSQIMLAGAMVAATTRMIRGPRAQDRILALDAFYLAAMLILVLFGVRVGSNVYFEAALVIGILGFVSTVALAKFLMRGEVIE, encoded by the coding sequence ATGAGCGAAGCCGTGCTCCACTGGACCTTGCTCCTGTCCCAGATCATGCTGGCCGGCGCCATGGTCGCCGCCACCACGCGCATGATCCGCGGCCCCCGCGCGCAGGACCGCATCCTGGCGCTCGACGCCTTCTACCTGGCTGCCATGCTGATCCTTGTGCTCTTCGGCGTCCGCGTGGGCTCCAATGTCTATTTCGAGGCGGCGCTGGTCATCGGCATCCTGGGCTTTGTCTCGACCGTTGCGCTGGCCAAATTCCTCATGCGCGGCGAGGTGATCGAATGA
- a CDS encoding Na+/H+ antiporter subunit E, giving the protein MLRQIVPYPLLSLSLLIFWLLLQSSTGLGHILLGAVIALFAGKALDALQPERPRIRNPHRIIQLMALVAMDVLRSNLAVAWIAIQGHRREETSGFIVLPLQLRDRSALAILACIITATPGSAWLEYDAARGTVLIHVLDLVNESEWIDTIKNRYERLLLEIFQ; this is encoded by the coding sequence ATGCTCCGCCAGATCGTCCCCTATCCGCTGCTCTCGCTGAGCCTGCTGATCTTCTGGCTCCTGCTGCAATCCTCGACCGGCCTTGGCCATATCCTGCTCGGCGCGGTCATTGCACTCTTTGCCGGCAAGGCGCTCGATGCGCTGCAACCGGAGCGCCCGCGCATCCGCAATCCGCACCGCATCATCCAGTTGATGGCCCTCGTTGCCATGGACGTACTTCGTTCCAATCTGGCCGTGGCCTGGATCGCCATCCAGGGCCATCGTCGCGAGGAAACCTCGGGCTTCATCGTCCTGCCGCTTCAATTGCGCGATCGCTCGGCCCTGGCGATCCTCGCCTGCATCATCACCGCAACGCCCGGCTCGGCCTGGCTCGAATATGATGCCGCCCGCGGCACCGTGCTGATCCATGTGCTCGATCTGGTCAACGAAAGCGAATGGATCGACACCATCAAGAACCGCTACGAACGCCTGTTGCTGGAGATCTTCCAATGA
- a CDS encoding monovalent cation/H+ antiporter subunit D, translating to MNFINDHLSVLPILLPLFTGAAMLLIDDRQRAAKAYINVVATVMLVVIGVQMVLLASADNGIEAITYPLGNWPVPFGIVLVADRLSALMVLLTSILGTAALIYSLARWHAMGPSFHSLFQFLLMGLNGAFLTGDIFNLFVFFEVMLAASYGLALHGLGLARIKAGLHYVAVNLGASFLFLLGAALIYGVTGTLNMADLAHKVATIPELDRGLLEAGAAFLGLAFLLKAGMWPLGFWLPTTYAAASAPVAAIFAIMTKVGIYAVLRLSTLAFGLEAGPSAGLGHNVLLFGGMATIAFGAIGVLASQTIARLAGYSVLISSGTLLAAIGMGNAFVTGGALYYLVVSTLAVSAFFLIVELLERIRIAGADVLAITLEAYGDDEEESEVDEVGLAIPGALAVLGISFAVCVLLLAGFPPLAGFLAKFAIISALFNPDGLEAPAVITPAAWTLAGLMIFAGFAALVSLTRTGISTFWATMSDSPAPVRLIEIAPIIMLLTLTVVLTVMAGPTMDYMYALAANLHSPATEIGNILNSTVVGEVVP from the coding sequence ATGAACTTCATCAACGACCACCTCTCGGTCCTCCCCATCCTCCTGCCGCTCTTCACCGGCGCAGCCATGCTGCTGATCGACGATCGCCAGCGCGCAGCCAAGGCCTATATCAACGTCGTCGCCACGGTGATGCTCGTCGTCATCGGCGTGCAGATGGTGCTGCTGGCCTCTGCCGATAACGGCATCGAGGCCATCACCTATCCGCTCGGCAATTGGCCCGTGCCCTTCGGCATCGTTCTCGTCGCCGATCGCCTCTCGGCCCTGATGGTCCTGCTGACCTCGATCCTCGGCACCGCGGCGCTGATCTATTCGCTCGCCCGCTGGCACGCCATGGGCCCGAGCTTTCACAGCCTGTTCCAGTTCCTCCTGATGGGGCTCAACGGCGCCTTCCTCACCGGCGACATCTTCAATCTCTTCGTCTTCTTCGAAGTGATGCTGGCCGCCTCCTACGGCTTGGCTCTGCATGGCCTTGGCCTCGCCCGCATCAAGGCGGGCCTGCACTATGTCGCGGTCAACCTCGGCGCCTCCTTCCTTTTCCTGCTCGGTGCGGCGCTGATCTATGGCGTTACCGGCACGCTCAACATGGCCGACCTTGCCCACAAGGTCGCGACCATTCCCGAGCTCGATCGTGGCCTGCTCGAAGCCGGCGCCGCCTTCCTCGGCCTCGCCTTCCTGCTCAAGGCGGGCATGTGGCCGCTCGGCTTCTGGCTGCCCACCACCTATGCCGCCGCCAGCGCGCCGGTGGCAGCCATTTTTGCCATCATGACCAAGGTTGGCATCTACGCCGTGCTGCGTCTATCGACCCTTGCCTTCGGCCTAGAAGCCGGTCCCTCTGCAGGCCTGGGCCACAATGTCCTGCTGTTTGGCGGCATGGCCACCATCGCCTTTGGCGCCATAGGCGTTCTCGCCTCCCAGACCATTGCCCGTCTCGCCGGCTATTCGGTGCTCATTTCTTCGGGCACACTTCTGGCGGCCATCGGCATGGGCAATGCCTTTGTCACCGGTGGCGCGCTCTACTACCTCGTTGTCTCGACCCTGGCCGTCAGCGCCTTCTTCCTGATCGTCGAACTGCTCGAACGCATCCGTATCGCCGGCGCCGACGTGCTCGCCATCACGCTTGAAGCCTATGGTGACGACGAAGAGGAAAGCGAAGTCGACGAGGTTGGCCTTGCCATTCCAGGTGCCCTGGCCGTGCTCGGCATCAGCTTTGCCGTCTGCGTCCTGCTGCTGGCCGGCTTCCCGCCCCTGGCCGGCTTCCTCGCCAAATTCGCCATCATCTCGGCCCTCTTCAATCCCGATGGGCTTGAGGCACCCGCCGTCATCACACCGGCCGCCTGGACCCTTGCAGGCCTGATGATCTTTGCCGGCTTTGCCGCGCTGGTCTCGCTGACCCGTACCGGCATCAGCACATTCTGGGCCACCATGTCGGATAGCCCCGCACCGGTCCGCCTGATCGAGATTGCCCCGATCATCATGCTGCTGACGCTGACCGTCGTTTTGACCGTCATGGCCGGCCCGACCATGGACTATATGTACGCCCTGGCGGCGAACCTGCATTCGCCCGCCACCGAGATCGGCAATATCCTGAACTCGACCGTCGTCGGCGAGGTAGTGCCATGA
- a CDS encoding Na+/H+ antiporter subunit C, which yields MELILAIGIGVLTSCGVYLMLRPRTFQVIIGLSLLSYAVNLFIFSMGRLMTGAAPVVTNGEIDPGQFTDPVPQALVLTAIVIGFAMTALFLVVLLAARGVTGTDHVDGREQR from the coding sequence ATGGAACTCATTCTCGCAATCGGCATCGGTGTTCTGACCAGCTGCGGCGTGTATCTTATGCTGCGCCCGCGCACCTTCCAGGTGATCATCGGCCTGTCGCTGCTGTCCTATGCCGTCAATCTCTTCATCTTCTCGATGGGCCGCCTGATGACCGGCGCCGCGCCCGTTGTTACCAACGGCGAGATCGATCCGGGCCAGTTCACCGATCCGGTGCCCCAGGCCCTGGTGCTCACCGCCATCGTCATTGGCTTTGCCATGACGGCGCTTTTCCTTGTCGTGCTCCTCGCCGCCCGCGGCGTCACCGGCACCGACCATGTCGATGGCAGGGAGCAGCGCTGA
- a CDS encoding monovalent cation/H+ antiporter subunit A — translation MTPSFLLTAALFLPFLAALLAAFLPQNARNAAAWLAGTVAVVGVGVMVWLFPQVADGAVVRQEIAWIPSLGLNLILRLDGFSWLFGMLVSGVGLLVVLYARYYMSEKDPVPRFFAFFLAFMGAMLGLVMSGNIIQLVIFWELTSITSFLLIGYWFHLAPARDGARMALTVTGLGGLGLLIAMLIIGQIVGSYDLDVVLASGDLIREHPLYLTALLLLLLGALTKSAQFPFHFWLPHAMSAPTPVSAYLHSATMVKAGVFLLVRFWPVMAGTDAWFWIVTFAGLATLIFGAYAAIFQTDLKGLLAYSTISHLGLITTLLGMSTPLATVAAIFHIANHATFKASLFMAAGIIDHETGTRDIRKLSGLFRFMPFTATLAMVASAAMAGVPLLNGFLSKEMFFAEVAERDANIFVNYSLPIGATIAGMFAVTYSLRFVHGVFFGPRPTDLAREPHEPPALMRRPIEILVLLCLLVGVIPGITIGPYLAAAVLSVTGPDTPYYSLSVWHGWNYALLMSGVALVGGVLLYWALYPYLAKGVDGPPLIRQLKGQRIFERIMLTITSKWARKLEATFGTRRLQPQLFLMFFLALVLPGALLVGRLGGVDLRLGNFDPAFALLWAVGITCAFAAAQQAKFHRLVALVLLGGAGLVTCITFVWFSAPDLAITQLLVEIATTVLILLGLRWLPKRVENMSDENLVRKARIRRYRDMVLAALSGIGMTVVAYAVMTRQIPEGISEYFLENAYKLGGGTNVVNVMLVDFRAFDTLGEITVLGIVALTVFAVLRRFRPAKESVGKTEQQRIQSEFDARVPERNPGDTVNEYLLIPAVIMNWMFPVIIVLAAYLFLRGHDQPGGGFAAGIVMSIGFILQYMAGGTRWVEDRLRILPVRWIGAGLLIALLVGLASLFFGYPFMTTAFQYAEIPWIGRVPMASALIFDLGVFSLVVGATVLILIALAHQSIRSPKAARTPAPIKQAEVSVDAPVENS, via the coding sequence ATGACGCCATCATTCTTGCTGACAGCCGCATTGTTTCTGCCATTCCTTGCTGCCCTTCTGGCAGCCTTTCTTCCCCAGAATGCGCGCAATGCAGCAGCCTGGCTGGCAGGAACCGTGGCAGTCGTCGGTGTGGGAGTGATGGTCTGGCTGTTTCCGCAGGTCGCCGATGGCGCCGTGGTCCGTCAGGAAATCGCCTGGATCCCTTCGCTCGGCCTCAACCTCATCCTGCGGCTCGACGGCTTCTCCTGGCTCTTCGGCATGCTGGTCTCAGGCGTTGGCCTGCTCGTGGTGCTCTATGCGCGCTACTACATGTCCGAAAAGGACCCGGTGCCGCGCTTCTTCGCCTTCTTCCTGGCCTTCATGGGCGCCATGCTCGGCCTGGTCATGTCGGGCAATATCATCCAGCTGGTGATCTTCTGGGAGCTGACCTCGATCACCTCCTTCCTGCTGATCGGCTACTGGTTCCACCTCGCCCCTGCCCGCGACGGCGCCCGCATGGCGCTGACCGTCACCGGCCTTGGCGGCCTTGGCCTGCTGATCGCCATGCTGATCATCGGCCAGATCGTCGGCTCCTACGATCTCGACGTGGTCCTCGCCTCCGGCGACCTGATCCGCGAGCACCCGCTCTATCTGACGGCCCTGCTTCTGCTGTTGCTCGGCGCCCTGACCAAGAGCGCGCAATTCCCCTTCCACTTCTGGCTGCCCCACGCCATGTCGGCCCCGACCCCGGTCTCGGCCTATCTGCATTCGGCAACCATGGTGAAGGCCGGCGTTTTCCTGCTGGTCCGCTTCTGGCCCGTCATGGCCGGCACCGACGCCTGGTTCTGGATCGTGACCTTTGCCGGTCTCGCCACGCTGATCTTTGGCGCCTATGCCGCCATCTTCCAGACAGACCTCAAGGGCCTGCTGGCCTATTCGACCATCAGCCATCTTGGCCTCATCACCACCCTGCTCGGCATGTCGACGCCTCTGGCAACGGTGGCTGCCATCTTCCACATTGCCAATCACGCCACCTTCAAGGCCTCGCTCTTCATGGCCGCCGGCATCATCGACCATGAGACCGGAACGCGTGACATCCGAAAGCTCAGCGGCCTCTTCCGCTTCATGCCGTTCACGGCGACCCTCGCCATGGTGGCCTCGGCCGCCATGGCCGGCGTGCCGCTGCTCAACGGCTTCCTGTCCAAGGAAATGTTCTTCGCCGAAGTAGCCGAGCGCGACGCCAATATCTTCGTCAATTACTCCCTGCCCATTGGCGCGACCATCGCCGGCATGTTCGCCGTGACCTACTCGCTGCGCTTCGTGCATGGCGTCTTCTTCGGTCCCAGGCCGACAGACCTCGCCCGCGAACCGCACGAGCCACCGGCCCTGATGCGCCGCCCGATCGAGATCCTGGTTCTGCTCTGCCTTCTGGTCGGCGTGATCCCGGGCATCACCATCGGTCCCTATCTCGCCGCAGCCGTTCTGTCGGTCACCGGTCCCGACACGCCCTATTACAGCCTCTCTGTCTGGCACGGCTGGAACTACGCCCTGCTGATGAGTGGCGTGGCTCTGGTTGGCGGTGTCCTGCTCTACTGGGCGCTCTACCCCTATCTCGCCAAGGGCGTTGACGGTCCGCCGCTCATTCGCCAGCTCAAGGGCCAGCGCATCTTCGAGCGCATCATGCTGACCATCACCAGCAAGTGGGCCCGCAAGCTCGAAGCAACCTTCGGTACCCGCCGCCTGCAGCCGCAGCTCTTCCTGATGTTCTTCCTGGCCCTGGTTCTCCCGGGCGCGCTGCTGGTCGGCCGCCTCGGCGGCGTGGATCTGCGCCTCGGCAATTTCGATCCGGCCTTTGCCCTGCTCTGGGCCGTTGGCATCACCTGCGCTTTCGCCGCCGCGCAACAGGCCAAGTTCCACCGCCTCGTCGCCCTTGTCCTGCTGGGCGGAGCGGGCCTGGTCACCTGTATAACCTTTGTCTGGTTCTCGGCGCCTGACCTCGCCATCACGCAGCTCCTGGTGGAAATCGCCACCACCGTGCTGATCTTGCTCGGCCTGCGCTGGCTGCCCAAGCGCGTCGAAAACATGAGCGACGAAAATCTGGTGCGCAAGGCCCGCATTCGCCGCTATCGCGACATGGTGCTGGCCGCCCTGTCCGGCATCGGCATGACCGTGGTCGCCTATGCTGTCATGACCCGCCAGATCCCCGAGGGCATTTCCGAATATTTCCTCGAGAACGCCTACAAGCTGGGCGGCGGCACCAATGTCGTCAATGTCATGCTGGTCGATTTCCGCGCCTTCGATACGCTCGGCGAAATAACCGTGCTCGGCATCGTCGCACTGACCGTCTTCGCGGTGCTGCGCCGCTTCCGCCCAGCCAAGGAATCCGTTGGCAAGACCGAGCAGCAGCGCATCCAGAGCGAGTTCGACGCCCGCGTGCCCGAGCGCAATCCGGGCGATACGGTCAACGAATATCTGCTGATCCCGGCCGTCATCATGAACTGGATGTTCCCGGTCATCATCGTGCTCGCCGCCTATCTCTTCCTGCGCGGCCACGACCAGCCCGGCGGCGGCTTTGCAGCCGGCATCGTCATGTCCATCGGCTTCATCCTGCAATACATGGCCGGCGGCACCCGCTGGGTCGAAGACCGCCTGCGCATCCTGCCCGTCCGCTGGATCGGCGCTGGCCTGTTGATCGCGCTTTTGGTCGGCCTGGCTTCGCTGTTCTTCGGCTATCCCTTCATGACCACGGCCTTCCAATATGCCGAAATCCCGTGGATCGGCCGCGTTCCCATGGCCTCCGCACTGATTTTTGACCTGGGTGTCTTCAGCTTGGTCGTCGGCGCCACCGTGCTGATCCTAATCGCCCTGGCCCACCAGTCGATCCGCTCGCCCAAGGCGGCGCGGACGCCTGCGCCGATCAAGCAGGCCGAAGTCTCCGTGGACGCACCGGTGGAGAACAGCTGA